In one Dreissena polymorpha isolate Duluth1 chromosome 7, UMN_Dpol_1.0, whole genome shotgun sequence genomic region, the following are encoded:
- the LOC127838428 gene encoding pyrimidine-specific ribonucleoside hydrolase RihB-like isoform X1: MSLSQRKKLLIDTDAGCDDAQAILMALKNPDVDVIGITCVAGNADADQVGRNVLRVLQVADRLDIPVFLGCNEPLLGDKRVRSEYHGKDGFGDAPSDDSPDESLLQSEHAVLALSRLSRQHCNELSLVCLGPLTNIAVCIRMDPKFGTRLRHCYIMGGNHEGKGNQTVCAEFNFYYDPDSAYVVLNQLTSPITMVTWETCLKHSLPWADFVALKKHQDLSTAGRFMNRIENYVVKTIYQPRIDAGLEKGYEIVDQYVMASAMFDDVVLRQSHVYASVELKSPLTLGQTVVDWNGVLKREPNVNIVTGIDLKYVYKYLMEM; encoded by the exons ATGTCGCTCTCTCAGAGAAAAAAGCTTCTGATCGACACTGATGCGGGTTGTGACGACGCCCAGGCGATTCTGATGGCGCTCAAGAACCCGGATGTTGACGTCATCGGGATCACGTGCGTGGCCGGCAATGCTGACGCGGACCAAGTCGGACGCAACGTGTTGCGCGTGCTGCAAGTGGCAGACAGGCTCGAT ATTCCCGTTTTCCTCGGTTGTAATGAGCCGTTGCTGGGCGACAAGAGAGTAAGAAGCGAATATCACGGGAAGGATGGTTTTGGGGACGCACCGTCTGACGACTCCCCGGATGAAAGTCTCCTCCAATCAGAACACGCCGTTCTTGCCCTATCTCGGTTGTCTCGACAACATTGCA ACGAACTTAGCTTAGTCTGCCTGGGACCTCTAACGAACATTGCCGTGTGCATCCGCATGGATCCCAAGTTTGGTACCCGGCTGCGACATTGTTACATCATGGGAGGCAACCACGAAG GAAAAGGGAACCAGACGGTGTGTGCCGAGTTCAATTTCTATTACGACCCCGATTCTGCTTACGTAGTACTAAATCAGCTTACGTCACCAATCACCATGGTGACGTGGGAGACATGCCTCAAACACTCGCTGCCATGG GCTGACTTCGTTGCGTTGAAAAAACATCAAGACCTCTCAACCGCTGGTCGATTTATGAATAGAATCGAGAATTACGTAGTAAAAACAATTTACCAACCTCGTATTGACGCCGGGTTAGAGAAAGGTTACGAAATCGTTGACCAGTACGTAATGGCCTCGGCAATGTTCGACGACGTCGTTTTACGGCAGAGTCACGTTTACGCCAGCGTTGAATTAAAATCGCCGCTTACGCTTGGGCAGACTGTTGTCGACTGGAACGGCGTTTTAAAACGAGAGCCTAACGTGAATATTGTTACGGGTATAGACCTAAAATATGTTTACAAGTACCTTATGGAAATgtga
- the LOC127838428 gene encoding pyrimidine-specific ribonucleoside hydrolase RihA-like isoform X2 — translation MSLSQRKKLLIDTDAGCDDAQAILMALKNPDVDVIGITCVAGNADADQVGRNVLRVLQVADRLDIPVFLGCNEPLLGDKRVRSEYHGKDGFGDAPSDDSPDESLLQSEHAVLALSRLSRQHCNELSLVCLGPLTNIAVCIRMDPKFGTRLRHCYIMGGNHEGKGNQTVCAEFNFYYDPDSAYVVLNQLTSPITMVTWETCLKHSLPWDVYKTLRANDSVCSVFLRKIEKSSFNFSMKQGWERYLPADEILMAVVLNTDVIKTCVAAYASVELKGFYTVGQLVVDWTGMMKRQKNVHIVTECNQSVYEKMLQNIVGI, via the exons ATGTCGCTCTCTCAGAGAAAAAAGCTTCTGATCGACACTGATGCGGGTTGTGACGACGCCCAGGCGATTCTGATGGCGCTCAAGAACCCGGATGTTGACGTCATCGGGATCACGTGCGTGGCCGGCAATGCTGACGCGGACCAAGTCGGACGCAACGTGTTGCGCGTGCTGCAAGTGGCAGACAGGCTCGAT ATTCCCGTTTTCCTCGGTTGTAATGAGCCGTTGCTGGGCGACAAGAGAGTAAGAAGCGAATATCACGGGAAGGATGGTTTTGGGGACGCACCGTCTGACGACTCCCCGGATGAAAGTCTCCTCCAATCAGAACACGCCGTTCTTGCCCTATCTCGGTTGTCTCGACAACATTGCA ACGAACTTAGCTTAGTCTGCCTGGGACCTCTAACGAACATTGCCGTGTGCATCCGCATGGATCCCAAGTTTGGTACCCGGCTGCGACATTGTTACATCATGGGAGGCAACCACGAAG GAAAAGGGAACCAGACGGTGTGTGCCGAGTTCAATTTCTATTACGACCCCGATTCTGCTTACGTAGTACTAAATCAGCTTACGTCACCAATCACCATGGTGACGTGGGAGACATGCCTCAAACACTCGCTGCCATGG gaCGTTTACAAGACCTTGAGGGCTAACGACTCCGTGTGTTCCGTTTTTCTGCGAAAGATCGAAAAGTCATCGTTTAATTTTTCGATGAAACAGGGTTGGGAACGCTATCTTCCCGCGGATGAAATATTGATGGCCGTAGTATTGAATACTGACGTCATCAAAACGTGTGTAGCTGCGTACGCCAGCGTGGAGTTGAAAGGATTTTATACCGTTGGTCAGTTAGTTGTGGACTGGACCGGTATGATGAAGCGGCAAAAGAACGTGCATATAGTCACTGAATGTAACCAGTCTGTGTACGAAAAGATGTTACAGAATATAGTCGGTATTTAG